In the genome of Flexistipes sinusarabici DSM 4947, one region contains:
- a CDS encoding aspartate carbamoyltransferase catalytic subunit yields the protein MSFNRKDLVGLKDLSAEEILFILETAEKFKEIGKRDVKKVPTLKGRTVVNLFFEPSTRTRTSFEIAGKRLSADTINFSSSSSSTSKGETLIDTVKNIESMNTDVFVVRHAFSGSVKFIAENTCARVVNAGDGTNEHPTQALLDLLTIKEHKNDFANLNVAIIGDITHSRVARSNIWAMQKLGMNVKLFGPKTMMPAHPEPFGCKICSSIEEALENTDVVMMLRIQMERQSKTLLPSVKEYSRLYGLNAEKMKLAKKDALIMHPGPINRGVELASNAADSAQSVILEQVENGVAVRMAVLYLLGIKTEVR from the coding sequence ATGAGTTTTAACAGAAAAGATCTGGTTGGATTAAAAGATTTAAGCGCTGAAGAAATTCTGTTTATTCTTGAGACTGCAGAAAAATTCAAAGAGATAGGCAAACGGGATGTCAAAAAAGTACCCACATTGAAAGGCAGAACTGTGGTAAATCTTTTTTTCGAGCCGTCAACCAGAACCCGAACATCTTTCGAAATAGCCGGCAAAAGGCTTTCTGCTGACACAATTAATTTTTCCTCTTCCTCCAGCAGTACCTCCAAAGGAGAAACACTTATAGACACGGTAAAAAATATAGAATCAATGAATACAGATGTTTTTGTTGTACGTCATGCTTTTTCAGGCTCAGTCAAATTTATTGCGGAAAACACTTGTGCCAGAGTGGTTAACGCTGGGGATGGAACAAACGAGCATCCGACTCAGGCTCTCCTTGATTTGTTAACAATCAAAGAGCATAAAAATGATTTTGCAAATCTCAATGTTGCAATAATCGGAGATATAACGCACAGCAGAGTTGCAAGGTCTAACATTTGGGCAATGCAAAAACTTGGTATGAATGTAAAACTTTTCGGCCCTAAAACGATGATGCCTGCACATCCGGAACCCTTTGGATGCAAAATATGCAGCAGCATTGAAGAAGCTCTTGAAAACACTGATGTGGTAATGATGCTGAGAATACAGATGGAGCGGCAGTCAAAAACACTCCTTCCTTCTGTAAAGGAATATTCAAGGCTTTACGGCCTTAACGCTGAAAAAATGAAACTTGCTAAAAAAGATGCACTGATAATGCACCCAGGTCCTATAAACAGAGGTGTGGAGCTTGCCAGCAACGCTGCAGATTCAGCACAGTCGGTAATACTTGAACAGGTTGAAAACGGCGTTGCAGTCAGGATGGCTGTTTTATATCTTCTTGGAATCAAAACGGAGGTAAGATAA
- the pyrR gene encoding bifunctional pyr operon transcriptional regulator/uracil phosphoribosyltransferase PyrR, with translation MNNNNEKSKTGKIEKEILNKHELDSIITRITFQILEKCSNFENIALIGIKRRGAILADRINDKIKEHSGKKAPVGYLDITLYRDDLTEIADYPLLSGTEIDFRVKGKNIILIDDVIFTGRTVRSALDAIIDFGRPEKIILACLIDRGHRELPIQADFTGKYVPTSLDEKINVKLKELDKVDSVSIEKNEDGV, from the coding sequence ATGAATAACAACAATGAAAAGTCAAAAACCGGGAAGATAGAAAAGGAAATTTTGAATAAACATGAATTGGACAGCATTATCACTCGGATTACTTTTCAAATTCTTGAAAAATGCAGCAATTTTGAGAATATTGCTCTGATCGGGATAAAAAGAAGAGGGGCTATTCTGGCAGACAGAATTAATGACAAAATAAAGGAACACAGCGGCAAAAAAGCACCCGTGGGATATCTGGATATCACCCTTTACAGGGACGATTTAACAGAAATAGCGGATTATCCTTTGTTATCAGGTACTGAAATTGATTTCAGGGTAAAGGGGAAAAACATTATTCTTATTGACGATGTAATCTTCACCGGCAGAACAGTCAGATCAGCTCTGGATGCAATTATCGACTTTGGCAGGCCGGAAAAAATAATACTCGCCTGTCTTATAGACAGAGGACACAGAGAGCTGCCGATACAAGCCGACTTCACAGGCAAATATGTTCCCACAAGCCTTGATGAAAAGATCAATGTGAAACTCAAAGAATTGGATAAAGTGGATTCTGTCAGTATTGAAAAAAACGAGGACGGAGTGTAA
- a CDS encoding glutamate synthase-related protein produces the protein MNYLKSNDALGTVNRGNPAESGLCTLCLADCKGKCETWLSSIRGRKMLYPRDFGESTSGSLNTNHVGVSYSNLRIQGYLYGSEGIPAGLTNDPDDCIFPNASTETEFGAEVKTKVKVPFITGALGSTFIAEKYWDSMAIGAALVGFPIVIGENVVGVDQESEIKNGKIVKAPELDRRINSFLRYYDGYGAVIVQMNVEDTRNGVAEYLIEKFGDKVILELKWGQGAKCIGGEIQVNDLDYAIFLKNRGYIVDPDPTKKENQEAFYKHAITSFARHSRLGFTDLDSPDAVHDFFVEEVARLRKLGFERITLKTGAYGMRELAMAVKLASEAGLDLLTIDGSGGGTGMSPWNMMESWGVPSIHLHSKAYEYAKIVKEKTGRVVDLSFGGGFANEDQIFKSLALGAPFAKLACMGRSMMIPAFLGSNIEGAIHKTRKNRVFGHWDKLPSSITQFGAYPEEIFANYYEVEEKVGKDEMRNIPFGAIGVWTLCDKLKGGIQQFMSGARKFALSEISRDDIMSGNTETAEVTKIPFMTEINDEAAKEILKK, from the coding sequence ATGAATTATCTTAAATCAAACGATGCCTTGGGAACTGTGAACAGAGGCAATCCTGCGGAGTCAGGACTTTGTACTTTATGTCTTGCGGACTGCAAAGGTAAATGTGAAACATGGCTGTCCAGTATACGCGGACGTAAAATGCTTTACCCCAGAGATTTTGGAGAAAGTACCTCCGGAAGTTTAAATACCAATCATGTGGGTGTTTCATATTCAAATCTCAGAATACAGGGATACCTTTACGGATCAGAGGGGATACCTGCAGGGCTTACGAACGATCCTGATGACTGCATATTTCCTAACGCTTCCACTGAAACGGAATTTGGAGCAGAGGTTAAGACAAAAGTAAAAGTTCCTTTTATTACCGGGGCTCTGGGGTCCACATTTATTGCAGAAAAATACTGGGATTCAATGGCTATAGGAGCTGCTTTGGTTGGGTTCCCGATAGTTATAGGTGAAAATGTCGTTGGTGTTGATCAGGAATCAGAGATTAAAAACGGCAAAATTGTAAAAGCACCGGAATTAGATAGAAGGATAAACTCTTTTCTCAGATATTATGACGGTTATGGAGCCGTAATTGTTCAGATGAATGTAGAAGATACCCGTAACGGCGTTGCCGAATATCTGATAGAAAAATTCGGAGACAAAGTAATACTTGAATTAAAATGGGGACAGGGAGCCAAATGCATAGGGGGCGAAATCCAGGTGAATGATCTGGATTATGCCATTTTTCTTAAAAACAGGGGTTATATAGTTGATCCTGATCCAACTAAGAAAGAAAACCAGGAAGCCTTTTATAAGCATGCTATCACCAGCTTTGCAAGGCACAGCAGACTCGGTTTTACTGACCTGGATTCGCCTGATGCTGTTCATGATTTTTTTGTGGAGGAAGTAGCCAGGTTGAGAAAACTGGGTTTTGAACGTATAACACTGAAGACGGGTGCATACGGGATGAGAGAGTTGGCGATGGCTGTTAAACTTGCTTCTGAAGCAGGTTTGGATTTGCTTACAATTGACGGTTCCGGCGGTGGGACAGGTATGAGCCCTTGGAATATGATGGAAAGCTGGGGTGTTCCTTCCATACATCTACACTCAAAGGCTTATGAGTATGCAAAAATTGTGAAGGAAAAAACAGGCAGGGTTGTGGATTTGTCTTTCGGCGGTGGTTTTGCAAACGAAGATCAGATTTTTAAATCTCTGGCTCTTGGAGCTCCTTTTGCAAAACTTGCATGCATGGGGCGCTCCATGATGATTCCAGCTTTTTTGGGATCAAATATTGAAGGGGCTATTCATAAAACAAGAAAAAACAGGGTCTTTGGTCATTGGGACAAACTTCCCTCTTCAATAACCCAATTCGGCGCATATCCTGAAGAAATATTTGCAAATTACTATGAAGTCGAGGAAAAAGTTGGTAAAGATGAGATGCGTAATATTCCTTTCGGAGCGATAGGAGTGTGGACATTGTGTGATAAGTTGAAGGGAGGCATACAGCAGTTTATGTCAGGAGCCCGAAAGTTTGCTCTTTCCGAGATTTCCAGGGATGATATTATGTCCGGAAACACGGAAACTGCCGAAGTAACTAAAATCCCTTTTATGACAGAAATCAATGATGAAGCTGCAAAAGAGATTTTAAAGAAATAA
- a CDS encoding IS5 family transposase, which yields MRPKKQDSTTQELLEPLLVNIIDMKHPLIQLADKIDWEYFEKEFGSLYHRNDGRPGIPMRMMVGFHYLKYTYNLSDEDVVHGWKENPYWQYFTGEKVFQTKVPINPTSMTRFRNRLKEEDLLKFLEETINTAFRSGYLNKNDVKKVAADTTVQEKNITFPTDIKLFYTMIKYLVKFSKKHEIRLKETHEYSGKKLLMKYSGYVHAKQYKRAGKAVKKMKTKMGKLYRSIERVLPEELRNSDEFQQLKLFYESLWNRSKKSKNKLYSLHSPEVECISKGKSHKRYEFGNKVGFVGTLKKNFILSCKSFHGNPYDGHTLEENLCEAKTLLGSNGTIDTILVDLGYRKHNYRGDAKVHVVPRSMKKFKVNFKRLLKRRSCVEATIGHTKRDNRMDRNYLKGKEGDKANAILAASGHNLRLILAFLLFFLKKFMDNIAKKLANFANEVFLDKKYAKIYV from the coding sequence ATGCGTCCTAAGAAGCAAGATTCGACGACACAAGAGCTTTTAGAACCACTGCTTGTTAACATTATAGATATGAAACATCCATTAATACAATTAGCAGATAAAATAGACTGGGAATATTTTGAGAAAGAATTTGGCAGTCTTTATCACCGTAACGATGGTCGCCCAGGAATTCCAATGCGTATGATGGTTGGGTTTCATTATTTGAAATACACGTACAATTTGAGTGATGAAGACGTGGTGCATGGCTGGAAAGAAAACCCTTACTGGCAGTACTTCACTGGAGAAAAGGTATTCCAGACAAAGGTGCCGATAAATCCAACCAGCATGACAAGATTTCGGAATCGTTTAAAAGAAGAAGATTTGTTGAAGTTTTTAGAGGAGACAATTAACACTGCTTTTCGTAGTGGTTATCTTAATAAGAATGACGTAAAGAAAGTAGCTGCAGATACGACGGTGCAGGAAAAGAACATAACGTTTCCAACGGACATAAAACTTTTTTATACAATGATCAAATATCTTGTGAAATTTTCAAAGAAGCATGAGATAAGGTTAAAGGAGACACATGAATATTCCGGCAAGAAGCTATTGATGAAATATAGTGGCTATGTTCATGCGAAACAGTACAAGAGAGCGGGTAAGGCAGTAAAAAAGATGAAGACAAAGATGGGCAAATTATATCGTTCTATAGAAAGGGTTTTACCTGAGGAATTGAGGAATTCGGATGAGTTTCAACAGCTAAAGTTATTTTACGAGAGTTTGTGGAATCGGAGTAAAAAGAGCAAGAACAAACTTTACAGTCTTCACAGTCCAGAGGTTGAGTGCATTAGCAAGGGCAAGAGCCATAAGAGGTATGAGTTTGGTAACAAAGTAGGTTTTGTTGGTACATTGAAGAAGAATTTTATACTGAGTTGCAAATCATTTCACGGCAATCCTTATGACGGTCATACATTAGAAGAGAATTTATGTGAAGCAAAAACCCTTTTGGGTAGTAACGGTACAATAGATACGATATTGGTAGATTTGGGTTACAGGAAGCACAATTATAGAGGGGATGCAAAAGTCCATGTAGTTCCACGCAGTATGAAGAAATTCAAAGTTAATTTTAAGAGGTTATTGAAAAGACGAAGTTGTGTTGAGGCGACGATAGGTCATACTAAGCGAGATAACCGGATGGACAGAAATTATCTGAAAGGCAAAGAGGGAGATAAAGCTAATGCGATTTTGGCAGCAAGTGGACATAATTTAAGGCTGATACTGGCCTTTCTTTTATTTTTTCTCAAAAAATTTATGGATAATATTGCAAAAAAATTAGCAAATTTTGCAAACGAAGTGTTTCTGGATAAAAAGTATGCCAAAATATATGTATAG
- a CDS encoding 2-isopropylmalate synthase, whose product MKMSEKLVIFDTTLRDGEQAPGFSMNVDEKVRLALQMEKLGVDVIEAGFPISSVGDFEAVKKVAESVKEIGVAGLCRANKKDIEDGWEALQSAPRARIHTFIATSDIHMKHKLKKDKEEVLTIAEDSVKFARNLCEDVEFSAEDATRTDLDFLCRVVETVINAGAKTVNIPDTVGYTAPIEFEQIISTIMNKVPNVDKANISVHCHNDLGLAVANSLAAIKAGARQVECTINGIGERAGNASLEEVVMSLYVRKDLFDYVNCTVNTSELYRASRLLTSITGVEVQPNKAIVGKNAFAHEAGIHQDGVLKERTTYEIMTPESVGFPSNKLVLGKHSGRHAFVQRLQDLGFELQSYDLEKAFAKFKELADKKKEVYDEDLETIIENQISEAKEFYSLEYLNIVSGNTSIPTSTVQIVDEKGNITTDASTGDGPVDASFKAIERITGIPGRLKKYRINAVTAGKDAQGEVVVSVDFEKSGNEITGRGYSTDVVEASAKAYLNALNRYLLRKNSKIKKTSEGI is encoded by the coding sequence ATCAAAATGAGTGAAAAATTGGTGATTTTCGACACAACATTAAGAGACGGCGAACAGGCACCGGGATTCAGTATGAATGTTGATGAAAAGGTGAGATTGGCATTGCAGATGGAAAAGCTCGGAGTTGACGTTATTGAGGCTGGATTTCCCATTTCATCTGTGGGTGACTTTGAAGCTGTAAAAAAGGTGGCTGAATCAGTAAAAGAGATCGGAGTTGCCGGACTTTGCAGAGCGAACAAAAAAGACATAGAAGACGGATGGGAAGCTTTACAAAGTGCTCCAAGGGCAAGAATTCACACTTTTATAGCAACCTCGGATATTCATATGAAACATAAACTCAAAAAAGATAAAGAGGAAGTGCTGACTATCGCTGAAGATTCTGTAAAATTTGCGAGAAATCTGTGTGAAGATGTTGAATTCAGCGCAGAAGACGCCACAAGGACAGATTTGGATTTTTTGTGCAGGGTTGTGGAAACGGTTATAAACGCAGGAGCAAAAACCGTAAATATTCCTGATACCGTAGGGTATACTGCTCCTATAGAGTTTGAACAGATAATCAGCACAATTATGAATAAAGTGCCCAATGTAGACAAAGCCAATATCAGTGTTCACTGCCACAATGACCTGGGTCTTGCCGTTGCAAATTCACTTGCAGCAATCAAGGCAGGAGCAAGACAAGTCGAATGCACTATTAATGGAATCGGAGAAAGAGCCGGCAATGCTTCATTGGAAGAGGTTGTTATGTCACTTTATGTGAGAAAGGATCTTTTTGACTATGTTAACTGTACAGTTAACACCTCGGAGCTTTACAGAGCAAGCAGACTCCTCACTTCCATCACCGGCGTGGAAGTTCAACCGAATAAAGCGATTGTGGGTAAAAATGCGTTTGCTCATGAAGCAGGTATCCACCAGGACGGTGTACTCAAGGAAAGGACCACTTATGAAATCATGACCCCGGAAAGTGTGGGTTTTCCATCCAATAAACTTGTTCTCGGAAAACATTCCGGAAGACATGCTTTTGTGCAAAGACTGCAGGATCTTGGATTTGAGCTTCAATCATATGATTTGGAAAAAGCCTTTGCAAAATTTAAAGAACTGGCCGACAAAAAGAAAGAAGTATACGACGAGGATCTTGAGACAATTATCGAAAACCAGATTTCCGAAGCAAAAGAATTTTACTCCCTGGAATATCTCAATATTGTCAGCGGAAACACATCTATTCCAACTTCTACAGTTCAGATTGTGGACGAAAAAGGAAATATCACCACCGATGCTTCAACTGGTGACGGTCCTGTTGATGCCTCATTTAAGGCAATAGAAAGAATTACAGGTATCCCCGGCAGATTGAAAAAGTACCGTATTAATGCTGTAACAGCAGGTAAAGATGCTCAGGGTGAAGTTGTAGTAAGTGTGGATTTTGAAAAATCCGGAAACGAAATAACCGGAAGAGGATATTCCACAGACGTTGTTGAAGCCAGTGCCAAAGCTTACCTTAATGCTCTCAACCGATATCTTCTCAGAAAAAACAGTAAGATTAAAAAGACTTCCGAAGGAATTTAA
- the pssA gene encoding CDP-diacylglycerol--serine O-phosphatidyltransferase: MKKEHVIPNFITIMAMFSGFYSIIATERGNFEFAAYAILVAFFFDGIDGKIARLMNATSDFGIQLDSLSDLVSFGIAPALLLYKWLLMPYGRLGWMAAFLFIACGALRLARFNVQTKKISSKFFVGLPIPAAAGLIASTLLFINQLIGNAANFSISIGFVFLIYVLAFLMVSNFPYFSFKKFDYHGIKTFNLMVIFVLLIFIIGLYPEMFLFLFFILYVLSGLLLSLLKLGKMGKTLEERRI; encoded by the coding sequence ATGAAAAAAGAACATGTAATCCCCAACTTTATTACAATAATGGCTATGTTCAGCGGATTTTATTCCATAATTGCCACCGAACGGGGTAATTTTGAGTTTGCCGCCTATGCAATACTTGTCGCTTTCTTTTTTGACGGTATCGACGGGAAAATAGCGAGACTTATGAACGCAACAAGTGATTTCGGTATTCAGCTGGATTCATTAAGTGATCTTGTTTCTTTTGGAATAGCCCCCGCCCTTTTACTTTATAAATGGCTTTTAATGCCTTACGGAAGACTGGGATGGATGGCCGCTTTTTTATTCATTGCATGCGGAGCTCTGAGACTTGCACGTTTTAATGTTCAGACAAAGAAAATTTCATCAAAATTTTTTGTGGGACTCCCTATTCCTGCAGCTGCAGGTTTGATAGCTTCAACACTGCTTTTTATAAACCAGTTAATCGGTAATGCGGCAAATTTTTCCATATCCATTGGCTTTGTATTTTTAATATATGTTCTGGCTTTCCTTATGGTAAGCAATTTCCCCTACTTCAGCTTCAAAAAGTTCGACTACCACGGTATCAAAACGTTTAACTTAATGGTGATTTTTGTTCTTCTGATATTTATAATAGGTCTTTATCCCGAAATGTTTCTTTTTCTCTTTTTTATACTTTATGTCCTATCCGGTCTGCTGCTATCTCTGCTAAAATTGGGTAAGATGGGTAAAACCCTGGAGGAAAGGCGCATTTAG
- a CDS encoding phosphatidylserine decarboxylase: MIAKEGYPFILTAAAAVLILAIIPEGFLIFLLIVLLVFFIIFFRDPERRIPPFDDIALSGADGKIVDISREEFDGEIFTKISVFMNIFNVHVNRMPLSGKVTDITHKSGKFIPADKKESSFENEQNIITVETKYGKAVFKQVAGLVARRTVCYAEKAMDVPMGDRLGIIKFSSRFDHYLPAGFQPAVAEGEKVKAGETIIARYNG; the protein is encoded by the coding sequence TTGATAGCCAAAGAAGGATATCCTTTTATATTGACTGCAGCTGCAGCAGTTTTAATACTGGCAATAATCCCTGAGGGATTTTTAATATTCCTTTTAATAGTTTTACTCGTATTTTTTATAATTTTTTTCCGGGATCCCGAAAGACGTATCCCTCCTTTTGATGACATTGCATTATCAGGAGCTGACGGGAAAATAGTTGACATTAGCCGGGAAGAATTTGACGGGGAGATTTTCACCAAAATCAGTGTATTTATGAATATATTTAATGTTCATGTAAACCGTATGCCTTTATCAGGCAAGGTAACTGATATTACACATAAATCCGGAAAATTTATCCCGGCGGATAAAAAGGAAAGTTCTTTTGAAAACGAGCAAAATATAATTACTGTGGAAACAAAGTACGGAAAAGCTGTATTTAAGCAAGTGGCAGGTCTTGTTGCAAGACGCACTGTCTGCTATGCTGAAAAAGCAATGGACGTGCCGATGGGGGATAGACTGGGTATAATCAAATTCTCTTCCCGTTTCGACCACTATCTCCCGGCAGGATTTCAGCCGGCCGTTGCAGAAGGTGAAAAGGTGAAAGCAGGGGAGACGATTATCGCGAGGTATAACGGATAA
- a CDS encoding IS5 family transposase, which yields MYYLLKTKGVVMEKYIEPTVLDSMLDFKANDSTYLDKINSLIDWKKVKSILDKKYRWTKNTSGSRAYSPLLLFKILLVQSWEKLSDPQAEFALKDRLSVIRFVGVSVSGEVPDHSTISRFRSRLLELEIFDELFSEINRQLSELNLIVKSRKEAIIDATLVESSCRPRKVVNDIAEDRHEGDDDNDSSCGGSGGNNESNISYSKDTDASWLKKGNRAYYGYKQFFCVNSDGYILGEMVKSARESEVRNLAPLLQKLNLPKGTAIYADKGYSSESNRKDISGTYADMIMYKAARNKPLTGFQKFHNKAVSKVRYVVEQAIGLIKLHFGYTRSRFIGIDKVRLELSIHCMAYNLRKGALRMI from the coding sequence ATGTATTATTTATTAAAGACAAAAGGAGTTGTTATGGAAAAGTACATAGAACCCACAGTATTAGATTCAATGTTAGACTTTAAAGCTAATGATTCGACTTATCTTGATAAGATAAATTCACTTATAGACTGGAAGAAAGTAAAATCAATCCTTGATAAGAAATACAGATGGACTAAGAACACATCTGGCAGCAGAGCTTATTCCCCGTTACTTTTGTTTAAAATACTTTTAGTACAGTCGTGGGAAAAGCTGAGTGACCCTCAGGCTGAATTTGCCTTAAAGGATCGGTTGTCAGTAATAAGATTTGTAGGAGTAAGTGTATCCGGAGAAGTTCCGGATCACAGTACCATCAGCAGGTTTCGGAGCAGATTACTTGAATTGGAGATATTTGACGAGTTATTTTCAGAGATAAACAGGCAGTTATCGGAATTAAATTTAATAGTGAAAAGCAGGAAGGAAGCGATAATAGATGCGACATTGGTAGAGTCCTCGTGCCGTCCCCGTAAAGTAGTAAATGATATTGCAGAAGATCGGCATGAAGGAGATGATGACAATGATAGTTCCTGTGGTGGTTCCGGAGGGAATAATGAAAGCAACATAAGTTATTCGAAGGACACTGATGCGAGTTGGTTAAAGAAGGGTAATAGAGCGTATTATGGCTACAAACAATTTTTCTGTGTAAATTCGGACGGTTATATATTGGGAGAAATGGTAAAGAGTGCCAGAGAGAGTGAGGTGCGGAATTTGGCACCTTTATTACAAAAGCTTAATTTGCCTAAGGGAACGGCAATATATGCAGATAAAGGCTACAGCAGTGAATCTAACCGCAAAGACATATCAGGAACCTATGCAGATATGATAATGTATAAGGCAGCGCGGAATAAGCCACTTACAGGATTTCAGAAATTTCATAACAAGGCAGTAAGCAAGGTTCGTTATGTCGTTGAGCAGGCAATTGGATTGATTAAGCTTCATTTTGGTTATACTCGTAGCCGATTTATAGGTATTGATAAGGTTAGGCTGGAATTGTCTATACATTGTATGGCATATAATCTGAGAAAGGGTGCTTTAAGAATGATTTGA
- the ilvC gene encoding ketol-acid reductoisomerase, whose amino-acid sequence MRVYYEKDASIELIKKKKVAVVGYGSQGYGHSNNLKDSGADVAVALRSGSKSWKKAEAAGLKVMEISEAAKWADVIMMLTPDEDQGDIYKQYIAGNLKDGAYLAFAHGFNIHFSQIKPPENINVIMIAPKGPGHLVRAEYEKGGGVPCLIAIEHDYSGDSKEIALSYAAAIGGARAGVMETSFREETETDLFGEQSVLCGGMSQLIQYGFETLVEAGYAPEMAYFECLHEVKLIVDLLYEGGISNMRYSISNTAQYGDLTRGPRVISPEVKENMKAVLSEIQSGQFAKEWILENKAGRPTFDALTKRGNEHQVEVVGKKLREMMSWLGKSKIVDKEKN is encoded by the coding sequence CAGCCAGGGATACGGTCATTCCAATAACCTTAAAGACAGTGGAGCGGATGTTGCTGTAGCTCTAAGAAGCGGAAGCAAATCATGGAAAAAAGCGGAAGCTGCCGGATTAAAAGTAATGGAGATATCTGAAGCAGCCAAATGGGCGGATGTTATAATGATGCTTACCCCTGATGAAGATCAGGGGGACATTTACAAACAATACATTGCCGGGAATTTAAAAGACGGAGCTTATCTGGCCTTTGCACACGGATTTAACATTCATTTCAGCCAGATAAAACCGCCTGAAAACATTAACGTTATTATGATTGCCCCCAAAGGACCGGGGCATCTGGTGAGAGCGGAATATGAAAAAGGGGGCGGAGTACCCTGCCTCATTGCAATTGAGCACGACTACAGCGGTGACTCAAAAGAAATTGCCTTGTCATATGCAGCGGCAATCGGCGGAGCCCGTGCCGGGGTTATGGAAACCAGCTTCAGGGAAGAAACGGAAACCGACCTTTTTGGGGAACAAAGTGTCCTCTGCGGCGGTATGAGTCAGCTTATCCAATACGGGTTTGAGACACTTGTTGAAGCCGGTTATGCACCTGAAATGGCATATTTTGAGTGTCTGCACGAGGTAAAACTCATAGTTGATCTCTTGTATGAAGGGGGCATTTCCAATATGCGCTATTCCATCAGCAACACAGCTCAGTACGGTGACTTAACCAGGGGGCCGAGGGTTATCTCTCCCGAAGTTAAAGAAAATATGAAAGCGGTTTTGAGTGAAATACAGAGCGGGCAGTTTGCCAAAGAGTGGATTCTGGAAAATAAAGCAGGACGGCCCACTTTTGACGCATTGACAAAAAGAGGCAACGAGCATCAGGTTGAAGTGGTGGGTAAAAAGCTGCGCGAAATGATGAGCTGGCTGGGCAAATCAAAGATAGTGGACAAAGAGAAAAATTAA